A region from the Pseudodesulfovibrio sp. JC047 genome encodes:
- a CDS encoding AtpZ/AtpI family protein has protein sequence MLFSKDDRLVQITQLGGTAGTMGLHIVSAIIVGLTIGYFLDDYFGTKPWLIMIFFFVGVVAGFKMVFEDFRKLQRREEAKKARSLKQEGEKGAGQDEPMA, from the coding sequence ATGCTCTTTTCAAAAGACGATCGATTGGTGCAAATCACCCAATTGGGTGGAACAGCCGGAACAATGGGATTACACATTGTATCGGCGATCATCGTCGGACTCACTATCGGGTACTTTCTGGATGACTATTTCGGAACCAAACCCTGGTTGATAATGATCTTTTTTTTCGTCGGGGTTGTTGCCGGATTCAAGATGGTTTTTGAGGATTTCAGAAAGCTCCAGAGGCGTGAAGAGGCAAAGAAAGCACGTTCTTTGAAACAGGAAGGTGAAAAAGGTGCTGGACAGGATGAACCAATGGCTTGA
- a CDS encoding ATP synthase subunit I, which translates to MNQWLERVLVKSGFPKPDVRLVVRNQIYVSLGTSLVIVLVTFFSRWSLAYSAGAIIALVNFWTLARVTQTLVYNEKRGPFLLFIIFMAKMTLSGLALWWLIGVEHVPHWGLICGLGTVVVNITVTGLRQLGEN; encoded by the coding sequence ATGAACCAATGGCTTGAACGAGTGCTCGTCAAGAGCGGCTTTCCCAAGCCAGACGTCCGTCTTGTTGTCCGCAATCAGATTTACGTGTCGCTGGGGACCTCTCTAGTGATCGTGCTGGTGACATTTTTTTCCCGATGGTCTCTTGCATATTCTGCGGGGGCGATTATCGCCCTAGTCAATTTCTGGACGCTTGCCCGCGTGACCCAGACGTTGGTGTACAACGAAAAACGAGGTCCATTTTTACTGTTTATAATATTCATGGCAAAGATGACTCTGAGCGGGCTGGCCCTTTGGTGGCTGATAGGAGTTGAACATGTTCCCCATTGGGGGCTGATTTGTGGACTTGGAACCGTGGTGGTCAACATCACCGTGACCGGGTTGCGTCAGTTGGGGGAAAACTAG